In the Klebsiella aerogenes KCTC 2190 genome, one interval contains:
- a CDS encoding gamma carbonic anhydrase family protein produces MSSYLRPYKELFPQIGLRVMVDPSSVVIGDVRIADDVSIWPLVAIRGDVNYVSIGARSNIQDGSVLHVTHKSSYNPEGNPLLIGEDVTVGHKVMLHGCTIGNRILVGMGSILLDGVVVEDDVMIGAGSLVPQNKRLESGYLYFGNPVKQIRPLTEAEYAGLKYSANNYVKWKDDYLDQESQSQP; encoded by the coding sequence ATGTCCAGTTATTTACGTCCTTATAAAGAATTATTCCCTCAAATCGGTCTGCGGGTGATGGTGGATCCCAGCAGCGTTGTGATCGGCGATGTCAGAATTGCCGATGACGTCAGCATTTGGCCGCTGGTCGCCATCCGCGGCGACGTGAATTATGTGTCTATCGGCGCACGTTCGAATATTCAGGACGGTAGCGTCCTGCATGTCACCCATAAGTCTTCTTATAACCCTGAGGGTAATCCGCTACTCATAGGAGAAGATGTCACCGTCGGGCATAAGGTCATGCTGCACGGCTGCACTATCGGCAATCGCATTCTTGTCGGAATGGGGTCAATTCTGCTGGATGGCGTGGTGGTAGAAGATGACGTGATGATCGGCGCCGGCAGCCTGGTGCCGCAAAACAAGCGTCTGGAAAGCGGTTATCTCTATTTTGGCAACCCGGTAAAACAAATCCGCCCCCTGACGGAGGCGGAATATGCTGGCCTGAAGTATTCAGCCAACAACTACGTGAAGTGGAAAGACGACTACCTGGATCAGGAAAGCCAGAGCCAACCCTGA
- a CDS encoding DUF1488 domain-containing protein, whose product MNQAIQFPDREEWDAERQCIVFPALVNGMQLTCAIRGQTLQQRFGGDEPARWLALFSEHRWDLEDEAEALIRDRQEDHQGWLWLS is encoded by the coding sequence GTGAACCAGGCGATCCAATTTCCCGATAGAGAAGAGTGGGACGCTGAACGGCAGTGCATCGTTTTCCCCGCGTTGGTCAATGGCATGCAGTTAACTTGCGCGATTCGGGGTCAGACACTGCAGCAACGGTTCGGTGGCGATGAGCCAGCGCGATGGCTGGCTCTCTTTAGTGAACATCGCTGGGATTTGGAAGATGAAGCGGAAGCGTTGATTCGCGATCGGCAAGAAGATCATCAGGGTTGGCTCTGGCTTTCCTGA
- the aroE gene encoding shikimate dehydrogenase, translating into METYAVFGNPIAHSKSPSIHQLFAEQLHIAHPYGRVLAPLDDFVNTLDAFFNTGGKGANVTVPFKEEAFARADELTERAALAGAVNTLKRLEDGRLLGDNTDGIGLLSDLERLGFIKPGMRILLIGAGGASRGVLLPLLSLDCAVTIVNRTFSRAHELATLFAHTGSVSALSLDKLGGHQFDLIINATSSGISGDIPAIPSSLIHADVYCYDMFYQKGNTPFLHWCQQYGAKKMADGLGMLVAQAAHAVLLWHGRLPEIAPVIAVLHQELNA; encoded by the coding sequence ATGGAAACTTATGCCGTTTTTGGTAACCCTATAGCGCATAGCAAGTCGCCTTCCATTCATCAGTTGTTTGCCGAACAGTTACATATTGCGCACCCCTACGGTCGGGTACTGGCGCCATTAGATGATTTTGTGAATACCCTGGACGCTTTTTTCAACACGGGCGGTAAGGGCGCTAACGTGACCGTTCCCTTTAAAGAGGAAGCTTTTGCCCGTGCCGATGAACTCACTGAACGCGCCGCGCTGGCTGGTGCAGTCAATACGTTGAAGCGCCTGGAAGATGGCCGTCTGCTTGGCGACAATACGGATGGCATTGGGTTATTAAGCGACTTAGAGCGTCTGGGCTTTATCAAGCCTGGTATGAGGATTTTATTGATTGGCGCAGGCGGCGCATCTCGCGGCGTATTGTTACCGCTGCTCTCTTTAGATTGCGCGGTCACCATCGTTAACCGTACTTTTTCCCGCGCTCATGAGCTGGCAACGCTATTTGCTCATACCGGCAGCGTTAGCGCGTTATCGCTGGATAAACTGGGAGGCCATCAGTTCGATCTCATTATTAACGCGACGTCCAGCGGAATAAGCGGCGATATCCCGGCAATACCTTCCTCGTTAATTCATGCCGATGTTTACTGCTATGACATGTTTTATCAGAAAGGAAATACGCCATTTCTGCATTGGTGCCAACAGTATGGCGCTAAAAAAATGGCAGATGGATTAGGTATGCTGGTGGCTCAGGCCGCACATGCCGTTCTGCTCTGGCACGGTAGACTACCGGAAATTGCCCCGGTGATTGCTGTTTTACATCAGGAACTGAATGCGTGA
- the tsaC gene encoding L-threonylcarbamoyladenylate synthase type 1 TsaC has translation MNKNLPSETVAQAVAVLNNEHVIAYPTEAVFGVGCDPDSETAVMRLLALKQRPVEKGLILIAASFEQLKPYIDDSRLSDAQREAIFSCWPGPVTFVFPARPDTPRWLTGRFDSLAVRVTDHPLVIELCEAYGKPLVSTSANLTGQPPCRTTAEVRAQFGDSFPVVDGATGGRQNPSEIRDALTGEQFRQG, from the coding sequence GTGAATAAAAACCTGCCCTCAGAAACCGTCGCACAGGCTGTGGCGGTACTGAATAATGAACATGTTATCGCCTATCCAACCGAAGCGGTATTTGGCGTTGGTTGCGATCCGGATAGCGAAACGGCCGTGATGCGTCTTCTGGCGTTAAAACAGCGCCCTGTTGAAAAGGGACTGATTCTTATCGCCGCTAGCTTTGAACAGTTGAAACCGTATATTGATGATTCCCGGTTAAGCGACGCCCAGCGTGAAGCTATCTTTTCCTGTTGGCCCGGCCCGGTGACGTTCGTGTTCCCGGCGCGTCCGGATACCCCACGCTGGCTGACGGGGCGCTTTGATTCGCTGGCCGTGCGCGTTACCGATCATCCACTGGTAATTGAATTATGTGAAGCCTACGGAAAGCCGCTGGTCTCAACGAGCGCCAACTTAACCGGTCAGCCGCCGTGCCGGACTACTGCTGAAGTACGTGCCCAGTTTGGCGATAGTTTCCCGGTGGTGGATGGCGCAACGGGCGGGCGGCAAAACCCATCTGAAATCCGTGATGCCCTGACGGGTGAACAGTTCCGCCAGGGGTAA
- a CDS encoding type I DNA topoisomerase: MTKSALFSVRKNEPCPQCGAELVIRSGKHGPFLGCSHYPDCDYVRPLKSQADGHIVKVLEGQECPSCGAVMVLRQGRFGMFIGCSRYPECEHTELIDKPDETAIACPQCGQGHLVQRRSRFGKTFHSCDRYPDCQFVINFKPVAGECPECHYPLLIEKKTAQGVKRFCASKQCGKPIPAEQISE; encoded by the coding sequence ATGACCAAATCAGCACTGTTTTCGGTGCGTAAAAACGAGCCCTGCCCGCAGTGCGGGGCCGAACTGGTGATTCGTTCCGGGAAACATGGCCCGTTTCTCGGCTGTTCTCACTATCCGGACTGTGACTATGTCCGTCCCCTGAAAAGTCAGGCGGACGGCCATATCGTCAAGGTGCTGGAGGGGCAAGAGTGCCCATCTTGCGGCGCTGTCATGGTGTTACGCCAGGGGCGTTTTGGTATGTTCATCGGCTGCAGTCGCTATCCCGAATGCGAACATACCGAGCTGATTGATAAACCTGATGAGACCGCTATCGCGTGTCCGCAATGCGGACAGGGTCATCTGGTGCAGCGTCGCTCCCGTTTCGGTAAAACCTTTCATTCCTGCGATCGCTACCCTGATTGCCAGTTCGTAATTAATTTTAAACCGGTGGCGGGCGAATGCCCTGAATGCCATTACCCGCTATTAATAGAAAAGAAAACGGCACAGGGTGTTAAACGCTTTTGCGCCAGTAAACAATGTGGAAAGCCGATCCCGGCGGAACAAATAAGTGAATAA
- the smg gene encoding DUF494 family protein Smg — protein sequence MFDVLMYLFETYIHNEAEMRVDQDKLTRDLTDAGFEREDIYNALMWLEKLADYQEGLVEPMQLASDPLSLRVYTDEECQRLDASCRGFLLFLEQIQVLNLETREMVIERVLALDTAEFELEDLKWVILMVLFNIPGCENAYQQMEELLFEVNEGMLH from the coding sequence ATGTTCGACGTACTCATGTATTTGTTTGAGACTTATATCCATAACGAAGCAGAAATGCGCGTGGATCAGGACAAACTGACGCGGGATCTGACCGATGCGGGTTTTGAGCGGGAAGATATCTATAACGCGTTAATGTGGCTCGAGAAACTGGCTGATTATCAGGAAGGTCTCGTTGAACCCATGCAGCTCGCCTCCGACCCGCTCTCTCTTCGGGTATACACCGATGAAGAGTGCCAGCGTCTGGATGCCAGCTGTCGAGGATTTTTACTCTTCCTCGAGCAGATCCAGGTGTTGAACCTCGAAACGCGAGAAATGGTGATAGAGCGCGTACTGGCGCTGGATACGGCAGAGTTTGAACTGGAAGACCTGAAATGGGTGATCCTGATGGTTCTGTTTAATATTCCAGGCTGTGAAAACGCCTATCAGCAAATGGAAGAATTACTCTTCGAAGTAAATGAAGGTATGCTGCATTAA
- the dprA gene encoding DNA-protecting protein DprA, with translation MTPTEIWLRLMRVNNLYGDEMVLIARRLGCTGQLNTETLRAAGLTKAQATQFLALNQQQIDVSLQWLEQPEHHLITADHALYPPQLRAIDDYPGALLVCGNVDLLCSRQLAIIGSRAHSWYGARWGKAFSEALAQYGLTLTSGLALGIDGIAHRGALAAKGKTIAVLGNGLSDIYPHRHRALAKQIVESGGALLSEFPLSALPLPGNFPRRNRIISGLSAGVLVIEAALKSGSLVTVRCALEQGRDVFALPGPIGNPGSEGPHWLIKQGAVPVTVPEEILEYWQYELSAREETADLLNNYADQPPVALPFPELLANVGDEVTPVDVVAERAGQSVPVTVAQLLELELAGWIAAVPGGYVRLRRASHVRRTHVFV, from the coding sequence ATGACGCCCACGGAGATTTGGTTGCGCCTGATGCGGGTGAATAACCTGTACGGCGATGAAATGGTATTGATTGCACGACGGCTAGGATGTACAGGCCAGCTGAATACTGAAACGTTGCGGGCTGCGGGTTTAACTAAAGCGCAGGCAACACAGTTTCTTGCCCTCAACCAACAGCAAATTGATGTTTCACTGCAATGGTTAGAGCAACCAGAACATCATCTGATCACGGCGGATCACGCGCTCTATCCGCCGCAGCTACGCGCTATCGATGATTATCCCGGCGCGCTGCTGGTCTGCGGTAACGTCGATCTCCTGTGTAGCCGGCAGCTGGCTATCATTGGGAGCCGTGCACACTCGTGGTACGGCGCGCGGTGGGGAAAAGCATTCAGTGAAGCGCTTGCTCAGTATGGCTTGACCCTTACCAGTGGTCTGGCGTTGGGGATTGATGGCATCGCCCACCGCGGGGCATTGGCGGCAAAGGGAAAAACCATCGCCGTATTAGGCAACGGTCTCTCTGATATCTACCCGCACCGGCATCGGGCTTTAGCAAAGCAGATCGTGGAAAGCGGCGGCGCGCTACTTTCCGAATTTCCTCTCTCTGCGCTACCGTTACCAGGGAATTTCCCGCGCCGCAACCGGATTATCAGCGGGTTAAGCGCTGGGGTTCTGGTGATAGAGGCCGCCTTGAAAAGCGGTTCTCTGGTAACTGTCCGTTGCGCGCTGGAGCAGGGGAGAGATGTTTTTGCCCTGCCTGGGCCAATTGGCAATCCTGGCTCTGAAGGGCCGCACTGGCTAATAAAGCAGGGAGCGGTTCCCGTTACCGTGCCGGAAGAGATCCTTGAGTATTGGCAATATGAGCTTTCAGCGCGGGAAGAGACCGCTGATTTGCTAAATAATTACGCAGATCAGCCTCCTGTAGCATTGCCATTTCCAGAGCTCCTGGCTAACGTAGGAGATGAGGTAACACCTGTTGACGTTGTCGCTGAACGTGCCGGCCAATCTGTGCCAGTAACCGTAGCCCAGCTACTTGAACTGGAGTTAGCAGGCTGGATCGCAGCTGTACCCGGCGGCTATGTCCGATTAAGGAGGGCAAGCCATGTTCGACGTACTCATGTATTTGTTTGA
- the def gene encoding peptide deformylase, whose protein sequence is MAVLQVLHIPDERLRKVAEPVKEVNAEIQRIVDDMFDTMYAEEGIGLAATQVDIHQRIIVIDVSENREERLVLINPELLEKDGETGIEEGCLSIPEQRALVPRAETVKIRALDREGKTFELEADGLLAICIQHEMDHLVGKLFIDYLSPLKQQRIRQKVEKLDRLRARA, encoded by the coding sequence ATGGCAGTTTTGCAAGTGTTACATATTCCGGACGAGCGCCTTCGCAAAGTCGCCGAGCCGGTCAAAGAAGTGAATGCAGAAATTCAGCGTATCGTCGATGATATGTTCGACACGATGTACGCTGAAGAAGGTATTGGTCTGGCCGCCACGCAGGTGGATATCCATCAGCGCATTATCGTTATCGATGTCTCGGAAAACCGTGAAGAGCGTCTGGTGCTCATCAACCCAGAGCTACTCGAAAAAGACGGCGAAACCGGCATTGAAGAAGGTTGTTTGTCAATTCCGGAACAACGTGCGCTGGTTCCACGAGCCGAAACCGTAAAAATCCGCGCGCTGGACCGTGAAGGTAAGACTTTCGAACTGGAAGCTGATGGCTTGTTGGCTATTTGTATCCAGCATGAAATGGATCACCTGGTCGGTAAGCTGTTCATTGACTATCTGTCGCCGCTCAAACAGCAGCGCATCCGCCAGAAAGTTGAAAAACTGGATCGTTTACGCGCCCGTGCCTGA
- the fmt gene encoding methionyl-tRNA formyltransferase, which translates to MSQTLRIIFAGTPDFAARHLDALLSSEHQVVGVFTQPDRPAGRGKKLMPSPVKVLAEANNLPVFQPSSLRPQENQQLVADLNADVMVVVAYGLILPKAVLEMPRLGCINVHGSLLPRWRGAAPIQRSLWAGDAETGVTIMQMDVGLDTGDMLYKLSCPITAEDTSGSLYDKLANLGPEGLLATLAQLADGSAEPEVQDESRVSYAEKLSKEEARIDWSLSAEQLERCIRAFNPWPMSWLEIDEQPVKVWRASVITESANAEPGTIVAATKQGIQVATGNGILNLESLQPAGKKAMSAQDLLNSRREWFIPGNRLA; encoded by the coding sequence GTGTCACAAACACTACGTATCATTTTCGCTGGAACCCCCGACTTTGCAGCGCGTCACCTTGACGCGCTGTTGTCGTCTGAACATCAGGTTGTCGGCGTATTTACTCAGCCCGACCGCCCTGCTGGTCGCGGCAAAAAATTGATGCCGAGCCCGGTAAAAGTGCTGGCTGAAGCCAATAATCTACCGGTCTTCCAGCCATCCTCCCTACGTCCGCAGGAAAATCAGCAACTGGTTGCCGACCTTAACGCCGATGTTATGGTCGTCGTGGCTTATGGACTGATCCTGCCGAAAGCGGTTCTTGAAATGCCGCGTTTGGGCTGCATTAACGTTCACGGCTCCCTGCTTCCTCGCTGGCGTGGCGCTGCGCCGATTCAGCGTTCGCTATGGGCTGGCGATGCCGAAACCGGTGTAACCATCATGCAGATGGACGTCGGTCTTGATACCGGTGACATGCTGTATAAACTCTCCTGCCCGATTACCGCGGAAGATACCAGCGGCAGCCTGTACGATAAACTGGCCAACCTTGGACCAGAGGGTCTACTGGCGACCTTAGCGCAACTGGCGGATGGTAGCGCAGAGCCTGAAGTTCAGGACGAATCGCGGGTCAGTTATGCCGAGAAGCTGAGTAAGGAAGAGGCTCGTATTGATTGGTCGCTTTCCGCAGAACAGCTCGAACGCTGCATCCGCGCATTTAATCCCTGGCCGATGAGCTGGCTGGAAATCGATGAACAACCAGTGAAGGTATGGCGCGCATCCGTTATTACGGAGTCCGCCAACGCTGAGCCAGGTACGATCGTCGCAGCAACCAAGCAAGGGATCCAGGTCGCCACCGGCAACGGGATTCTGAATCTGGAATCGCTGCAGCCAGCAGGGAAAAAAGCGATGAGTGCCCAGGATTTATTGAACTCTCGCCGGGAATGGTTTATCCCCGGAAACCGTCTTGCCTGA